The DNA window TAGAGTATTGTTTCAAGTATTCCTTTCAAATCTTCCTCGTGTACCTCGGTGAGTACATAGCCGATGAATTGGCGTCTGCCCTTTCGGTTGAGTTCCTTGTAGAGTCTTCTGAGGTCGGAGAAATTGCCGTTGAGATATGTTTCATACATATAAATCTCCATGTCGGGAACCTCATAGTATCGTGCTTGTTGCTCCATTGTCTTTGAGCGTCTTTTGCTTTTCATATCGTTGGGTTTTGTGACCTGCGCCATTGCTGACGCAGGTCGGATTATACATTACGCTGTCATTCTCTTGCGGATTTTGTCGGCATTGCTGTTCACAAGGTTGATAATTCGGTCGTGGTATTCGGTGTCTTGGTTGTGTTTGCCGTGGCACTGCACCACTTTGAGCGTCCGCAAGTCCACCTCAACGGTTTCAATTATCTCATCGCCAATCCTCGCCGAAAGTATGAGGGTATCGGCTTTCTTGTAGTATCCGCTGCCGAAAACGCAGATGTTCTGCACCTTGCCCTCGTTGTAATACTCGTCTATGCTTTCAAGCACCTTGACGCTTATTTCCTCATCGGTGATTATCAGTCCGAAGAACTTGGATTTGAGGTTGATGAAATCTTCCTCGTTCTTCTTCTCTTGGAGTAGCCTCTGCTGCTCACGCTCACGGTTTTCAATCTCCCAGCGGCGGCGTTCTGCGGCTCTTTCCCTTTCCCGCTTGGCTTCAATCTTTCGGTTTGCCTTGTCGTGTGCCTCTATGAAATCTTCAGGGCAGATGTTCTTGGGGTTGCGCAGGTCTTGACCGAGGGTCTGGAGCATACGGAGATAGTCACACCACATTGATAGATTGTTGATTGAGTAATGGTGGCGTTTTGCGATGAGGTACGATGTCCAAAGTTCATCGGCGTTTCTCGGATTGGAGATAAAGTATCTCATATCCTCAATCTCACCGCTTTTCATAAGGGTCTCAATCCGTGGGTCTGAAAGGAGCGACTTGAAAAGTCTTATGGGTGATATGCCGTGGAAATCGCCCTTGAAGCCGTTGCGTTTTAGTTGGGGCACGATTTTCATCTTGGGGTAAACATTCCCCCACGCCACAACATCGTCATAAAGGCTGTTGTGGGGTCTGACCTCCATTTGGCTCTCCCACGCCCACGTATCGCAGTAGTAGAAGTTGAAGCCACGGAGCAGTGCCATGTCGGTGACGATGCCGTTTGGTGAAATCCAACGCTGGACTACTTCGGAGCAAAAGAATTTCATCGGCTCGCCCTTCTTGCTCTCACATCTAACCTGCGACACTCGAATAACTTGATAGCCTTTGCAGACGGTTATCACGCTGAAATACTGCGTCTCCTTGTTGGTGCGCTTACGGGTGTCCGTACAACCATCCGCGATAGCATATTGACGAACTCCGAAAGAGAGTTGTATCTTTGTCGACAAAAAGAATCATGGGTTATAACAAGTCTTTGTCCGATGTCTATTCAGAGACATGGACGCGTTACAAGAATCAATGCGAGACAGACGGCTATATCGCATTGAACCGTTTCTGTGCCGGTACCGGCGTCAACGTCCAGCGGCTTTATGAGTGGCTTCGGCGCCGCAAAATCAGCATAAGCGATTATCAACGCAGTCTGCCGGAGAGACCGGATTCGTCGCGGGAAGGTGGCGGGCCGTTATTCCGGGAGGTTAAGGTTCCCGGTATTCAGGTTGCGGATGAGAGCCGGGATGTCGGTGCCACCAGTGTCGTGCGTGACGTGCACATCGAACTCGGTTGGGGCCGAGGCGTGAGTCTGGGAGAGATAAGCGCGGAGGGGCTGGCGCTTCTGGTGGATGTCATGACACGCAGGAGTGATGTGGAGTCTTGAGGCGGATATGCGGCTCTGGGTATGCCGGCAGCCGGTATCGATGCGCTACGGCATCCGGGGTCTGGCCCAGATGGTGTGGTCGTGGAAGGGGCATTCTCCGGCATCGGGCGATGTGTATGTGTTTTTCTCAAAGGACCGCAAGACCATGAAGGCGTTGAAATGGGATGGCGACGGATTTTTGATGTACACAAAAAGACTGTCGCGAGGCCGTTTCCGGGAGGTGCTCAAAAAGGGCGATGACGGCGTGCGCAGGCTCCAATGGGACGATTTCTATATGCTGATGAGGGGCCTCACGCCTGTGAAGGTGATGGTCGAAAATCGCTTCAGAATGGCCGTAAAATAAGGCTTAATAATTTGTTAATCAAATAAATAAATGGCGTGGAAAGTTGCAAATGTCAGATATTTTTTGTAACTTTACACCATGAAAAAGAACGAGTTGATAGAGTTTCTGCAACGTCAGATCGAGTTCCTTCAAGGGCGGCTCGACGAGGCGTTGGCCTCTGTCAGCTCGCTTACTTTATCCAATGAAAAGCTGCAGTCGACCAACGAGAAGCTTGTGGCGACTGTAGATGAACTGCGCAAGCAAATGGCCTCAATGGAGGAGGCTATGAAAGGCAAAAGTGCGGAACTGAGCAAAGAGAAAGCCGCGCGTCAGGCAGTGCAGCGTCTGCAGGGCTCGCCGTCGGAGCGTCAGAAGAAACCGGTGACGACTCCTGCCACATCCGAAACTCGACAGCAGAAGCCAGAGAAGAAACGTACCAACAACGGCGCCAAAAGGAAGACGCATCCGGAGTGTGAGGTGGAGACCATTATAGTGGAGCCTGACAGTCCGGACTTCAATCCCGAGGCGGCGACGTTTATCGGCGAGTGCGATGTCGTGCGCTACGTCATGGAGCCGATGCGCTTCAAAAAAATTATCTACAAGGTCAGAAAATACGTGCAGGACGAGAAAATATACAAAGGTTCCGCACCCGCCACACCGCTGCTTAACTCGCAGTATACATCTTCCTTCATAGCCGGACTCGCCGAGCTACGCTATCTCCACTGCATGCCACTTGAAAATGCTGTCGAATACTTCCGTGCCCACGGCTTCGACC is part of the Duncaniella dubosii genome and encodes:
- the tnpB gene encoding IS66 family insertion sequence element accessory protein TnpB (TnpB, as the term is used for proteins encoded by IS66 family insertion elements, is considered an accessory protein, since TnpC, encoded by a neighboring gene, is a DDE family transposase.) — encoded protein: MWSLEADMRLWVCRQPVSMRYGIRGLAQMVWSWKGHSPASGDVYVFFSKDRKTMKALKWDGDGFLMYTKRLSRGRFREVLKKGDDGVRRLQWDDFYMLMRGLTPVKVMVENRFRMAVK